In Abditibacteriota bacterium, a genomic segment contains:
- a CDS encoding NCS2 family permease — protein sequence MDKFFKLTERNTSVQTEFRAALVTFFAMVYILVVNAGMFSNPLGDGSSPLGVTFGGMYVATALGAIIGSLLMGILANLPVALASGMGLNAFFVYTICVGMGFSYANALVFILIDGLLFIILSATGVRRAIFECIPDCIRRSIVVGIGLMLALLGFKNGGLIVISDATGIAKGSFNVLSGSWAAIMPLLVCLLSVFVVAILDKRKVRGSVFLGMFFGTVLYYLLGLTVKGFDGYSVFAYAQSPMEAFSDFVRLNLGAVLAHGFDFSGYVASHGTASFVLNFICTVFVFLMLDMFDTVGTLYATCRTSGLTDSEGRIENMDLALMSDALATTAGALFGTNTVTAYAESVTGVGAGGRTGLTSVFVALLFVCALFFAPLGSMVPACASSVALIFVGYIMLRGIAELEWDDPLSVVPAFLTIAVTCFACDIALGIAYGILSYTAMCLFTGNANKLNAGTWILTAMFTLMMLVS from the coding sequence ATGGACAAGTTTTTCAAACTGACGGAGAGAAACACCTCGGTGCAGACCGAGTTTCGGGCGGCGCTGGTGACCTTTTTTGCCATGGTGTATATCCTGGTGGTCAACGCGGGCATGTTTTCCAACCCTTTGGGAGACGGCTCCAGCCCCCTGGGCGTGACCTTTGGCGGGATGTACGTGGCCACGGCTCTGGGCGCCATCATCGGATCTCTGTTAATGGGGATCCTGGCCAACCTGCCGGTGGCCCTGGCCAGCGGCATGGGGCTCAACGCCTTTTTCGTGTATACCATCTGCGTGGGCATGGGCTTCAGCTACGCCAACGCGCTGGTGTTCATACTGATAGACGGCCTGCTCTTTATCATCCTTTCGGCCACCGGAGTGAGAAGGGCCATATTTGAGTGTATCCCCGACTGCATCCGCAGGTCCATCGTGGTGGGCATCGGCCTTATGCTGGCCCTGCTGGGCTTCAAGAACGGCGGGCTCATCGTGATCAGCGACGCCACCGGCATCGCCAAGGGCTCCTTCAACGTCTTATCCGGCAGCTGGGCAGCCATCATGCCCCTGCTGGTGTGCCTCCTGTCGGTGTTTGTAGTGGCCATACTGGACAAGAGGAAGGTGAGAGGCTCCGTGTTCCTGGGCATGTTCTTCGGCACGGTCCTCTATTATCTGCTGGGCCTGACGGTGAAGGGCTTTGACGGCTACTCCGTCTTTGCCTACGCCCAGAGTCCCATGGAAGCCTTCAGCGATTTTGTCCGGCTCAATCTGGGGGCAGTGCTCGCGCATGGCTTTGACTTCAGCGGCTACGTGGCCTCCCACGGGACAGCCAGCTTTGTCCTCAATTTTATCTGCACCGTGTTCGTGTTCCTGATGCTGGATATGTTTGACACAGTGGGGACCTTGTATGCCACCTGCCGGACCTCCGGCCTCACCGACAGCGAGGGCAGGATAGAAAATATGGACCTGGCCCTGATGTCCGACGCTCTGGCCACCACCGCCGGCGCCCTGTTCGGCACCAACACAGTGACAGCCTACGCCGAATCCGTCACCGGAGTGGGGGCGGGAGGCCGCACGGGACTCACCTCTGTCTTTGTGGCCCTCCTCTTCGTGTGCGCTCTGTTCTTTGCGCCGCTGGGCTCCATGGTGCCCGCCTGCGCTTCGTCGGTGGCCCTTATATTCGTGGGATATATCATGCTCAGGGGCATAGCCGAACTGGAATGGGACGACCCCCTGTCCGTGGTGCCGGCCTTCCTGACCATAGCCGTCACCTGCTTTGCCTGCGATATCGCTCTGGGCATAGCCTACGGCATACTGAGCTATACAGCCATGTGCCTTTTTACAGGTAATGCCAACAAGCTGAACGCGGGCACCTGGATCCTGACGGCGATGTTTACGCTGATGATGCTGGTCAGCTGA
- a CDS encoding N-acetyltransferase — protein MTTTADYVIRPERREEYRETETLVREAFWNVYRPGCLEHFVLHTMRSDPAFVPELDLVMEQEGRLIGQNMFARTVIDTDGGGALEVLTMGPICIAPELQRRGLGKALLDASLEKAAALGFGAVLFEGNIGFYGKSGFVCASRFGVRYNDMPADADTSFFLCKELREGYLEGVTGAYRTPPGYLVDRGETEEFDRLFAPRIKQKLPGQLFPDDE, from the coding sequence ATGACGACAACTGCAGACTATGTGATCCGCCCCGAAAGAAGAGAGGAATACAGAGAGACCGAGACTCTGGTGAGAGAGGCCTTCTGGAACGTGTACAGGCCCGGATGCCTGGAGCATTTCGTGCTGCACACCATGAGGAGCGACCCCGCCTTCGTGCCGGAGCTGGATCTGGTCATGGAGCAGGAGGGCAGGCTCATAGGGCAGAACATGTTTGCCCGGACCGTCATAGACACGGACGGAGGCGGCGCCCTGGAGGTGCTGACCATGGGTCCCATCTGCATCGCCCCGGAGCTGCAGCGCAGGGGGCTTGGCAAAGCCCTGCTGGACGCCTCTCTGGAAAAGGCCGCGGCCCTGGGCTTCGGAGCCGTGCTCTTTGAGGGCAACATAGGGTTTTACGGCAAGAGCGGCTTTGTCTGCGCCTCCCGGTTCGGAGTCAGATACAACGACATGCCCGCCGACGCCGATACCTCCTTCTTTCTCTGCAAGGAGCTGCGGGAGGGATATCTCGAAGGCGTGACCGGGGCTTACAGGACTCCCCCGGGCTATCTGGTGGACCGCGGGGAGACCGAGGAGTTTGACCGGCTCTTTGCTCCCAGGATCAAGCAAAAACTGCCCGGGCAGCTGTTCCCGGACGACGAATAG
- a CDS encoding carbohydrate kinase yields the protein MTDVVCLGELLIDFTTLKSGESVIESECFTKNAGGSPANTCAGVAALGGKAAFLGKVGNDSFGKYLYKVLEDKGVDVTGLRLSDEAMTKLAFVDNITPDERRFIFYGKPSADELYSEDDLETGILADAKIFHFGSISLVNDCVYQAAVTAAGIARSKGALISYDPNIRLNMWPSESAARQRSDECVRMADIVKLSDEEMEVVTGTNDIDEALDMLNLLGVKIAVITRGGKGVAYRWGSVRGFVPSYDVVSRDATGAGDSFAAGLLFQIARQNKPVTAYDESLIRGVIAFAAKVAAIVVTKPGAIPAMPSFEEVADSPIVLKQE from the coding sequence ATGACAGACGTTGTATGTCTTGGCGAGCTGCTGATAGACTTTACCACTCTCAAATCGGGCGAGAGCGTGATCGAGAGCGAGTGCTTTACCAAAAACGCCGGCGGATCCCCGGCCAACACCTGCGCCGGAGTAGCGGCGCTGGGCGGCAAAGCCGCCTTTCTGGGCAAGGTGGGCAACGATTCCTTTGGCAAATATCTCTACAAGGTCCTGGAGGACAAGGGCGTGGACGTCACGGGCCTCAGGCTCTCCGACGAAGCCATGACCAAGCTGGCCTTCGTGGACAACATCACCCCGGACGAACGGCGCTTCATCTTCTACGGCAAGCCCTCCGCGGACGAGCTCTACAGTGAAGACGATCTGGAGACGGGCATCCTCGCCGACGCGAAGATATTTCACTTCGGCTCCATCAGCCTGGTGAACGACTGCGTGTATCAGGCGGCGGTGACTGCTGCGGGCATCGCCCGGTCCAAGGGCGCCCTCATCAGCTACGACCCCAATATCCGCCTCAACATGTGGCCCAGCGAATCTGCCGCCAGACAGAGGTCCGACGAGTGCGTGCGCATGGCCGACATAGTCAAGCTGTCCGACGAGGAGATGGAGGTGGTGACGGGCACCAACGACATAGACGAGGCTCTGGACATGCTGAACCTCCTGGGCGTCAAGATAGCGGTCATCACCCGGGGCGGCAAGGGCGTGGCCTACCGCTGGGGCTCCGTCAGAGGTTTCGTACCCTCCTACGACGTGGTCAGCCGGGACGCCACCGGAGCCGGCGATTCCTTTGCGGCCGGGCTTCTCTTCCAGATAGCCAGGCAGAACAAGCCGGTGACCGCCTACGACGAATCCCTCATCAGGGGCGTCATAGCCTTTGCGGCCAAGGTGGCCGCCATCGTGGTCACCAAGCCGGGAGCCATCCCGGCCATGCCCTCCTTTGAAGAGGTGGCCGATTCACCCATAGTCCTCAAGCAGGAATAG
- the lepA gene encoding translation elongation factor 4: MNRNNIRNFCIIAHIDHGKSTLADRILELTGTIDAKDMTGQVLDGMDLEKERGITIKMTAVTMTWKARDGETYYLNLIDTPGHVDFSYEVSRSLAACEGAVLVVDTTQGVQAQTLANTNLAMNNDLEIIPVLNKIDMAASDPDRTREEIETVLMIDASEAIPISARSGQGVDEVMEAIVGRIPAPSGDEDAPLKALIFDSHFDQYLGIVAYVRVMDGVLRNGDRIRMMSSGKEFEVTQTGVFTPGMEPADSLSAGMVGYFTASMKNVGDTRVGDTVTGADRPASKPLKGYKEARPMVFSGLYPIDTKDFNNMREALAKLQLNDASFTFEPESSAALGTGFRCGFLGLLHMDIVQERLEREFGLNLIATAPSVIYKVVTTKGDTLWVENPSDLPDPEKIKYIEEPFVDVSILVPSAHIGPVIELCQERRGVYDKMEYPTRDSVIIKFEMPLAEIVMDFFDTLKSVTHGYATLDYEFREYRKSSVEKLIILLNYEPVDALSFITHRDRASSRARVLVDRLKEVIPRQQFEIRIQAQAGNNIIAASTVKPYRKNVIAKCYGGDITRKRKLLEKQKEGKKRMKTIGTVEVPQDAFMSVLRIGNDARNK, from the coding sequence ATGAATCGAAATAACATACGCAATTTTTGCATCATAGCCCACATAGACCACGGCAAATCCACTCTGGCGGACAGGATCCTGGAGCTCACCGGGACCATAGACGCCAAGGATATGACCGGTCAGGTGCTGGACGGCATGGACCTGGAAAAGGAGCGGGGCATCACCATCAAGATGACCGCCGTGACCATGACCTGGAAGGCCCGGGACGGGGAGACCTACTATCTCAATCTCATAGACACCCCGGGCCACGTGGACTTTTCCTACGAAGTGTCCCGGTCCCTGGCCGCCTGCGAGGGCGCGGTGCTGGTGGTGGACACCACGCAGGGAGTGCAGGCTCAGACTCTGGCCAACACCAATCTGGCCATGAACAACGACCTGGAGATCATCCCAGTGCTGAACAAGATTGACATGGCCGCCTCCGACCCGGACAGGACCAGAGAGGAGATAGAGACCGTGCTCATGATAGACGCCTCTGAGGCCATTCCCATCTCCGCCCGGTCCGGCCAGGGAGTGGACGAAGTGATGGAGGCCATAGTCGGGCGCATCCCCGCTCCGTCCGGAGACGAGGACGCGCCTCTGAAGGCTCTGATATTCGACTCCCACTTTGACCAGTATCTGGGTATAGTGGCCTACGTCAGGGTCATGGACGGCGTGCTCAGAAACGGCGACCGCATCAGGATGATGTCCTCCGGCAAGGAGTTTGAGGTGACCCAGACGGGCGTCTTCACTCCCGGCATGGAGCCGGCAGACTCTCTGTCGGCGGGCATGGTGGGCTACTTTACCGCCTCCATGAAAAACGTGGGCGACACCAGAGTGGGGGACACGGTGACGGGAGCGGACCGCCCCGCCTCCAAGCCTCTCAAGGGCTACAAGGAGGCCAGACCCATGGTCTTTTCGGGCCTCTATCCCATAGACACCAAGGACTTCAACAATATGCGGGAGGCCCTGGCCAAGCTGCAGCTCAACGACGCCTCCTTTACCTTTGAGCCCGAGTCCTCCGCCGCTCTGGGCACCGGCTTCCGCTGCGGTTTTCTGGGGCTGCTGCACATGGACATAGTGCAGGAGAGGCTGGAGCGCGAGTTTGGCCTGAACCTCATAGCCACCGCTCCCTCGGTGATCTACAAGGTGGTCACCACCAAAGGCGACACCCTGTGGGTGGAAAACCCCAGCGACCTGCCGGACCCCGAAAAGATCAAGTATATCGAGGAGCCCTTCGTGGACGTGTCCATACTGGTGCCCAGCGCCCACATAGGTCCGGTGATAGAGCTGTGTCAGGAGAGGCGGGGAGTGTATGACAAGATGGAATACCCCACCCGGGACAGCGTGATCATCAAGTTTGAGATGCCTCTGGCCGAGATAGTCATGGACTTTTTTGACACTCTGAAATCCGTGACCCACGGCTATGCCACCCTGGACTACGAGTTCAGAGAATACAGAAAGAGCAGCGTGGAAAAGCTGATCATACTCCTCAACTACGAGCCGGTGGACGCCCTGAGCTTCATCACTCACCGGGACCGGGCTTCTTCCCGGGCCAGAGTGCTGGTGGACAGGCTGAAGGAAGTGATTCCCAGACAGCAGTTCGAGATACGCATCCAGGCCCAGGCGGGCAACAACATCATAGCCGCCTCCACGGTGAAGCCTTACAGAAAGAACGTCATAGCCAAGTGCTACGGCGGCGACATCACCAGAAAACGAAAGCTGCTGGAAAAGCAGAAGGAAGGCAAAAAGAGGATGAAGACCATAGGCACCGTGGAGGTGCCTCAGGACGCCTTTATGAGCGTGCTCAGGATAGGCAACGACGCCAGGAACAAATAG
- the metK gene encoding methionine adenosyltransferase translates to MSIYKPHLFTSESVTEGHPDKMADQISDAILDEFIRIDPYARVACETMVSTGNVFLAGEITIKDGYVDIPGVVRNVIKDIGYDSREAYFDYKTCSVMTSIDEQSPDIAQGVDTDGAGDQGMMFGYATNETPELMPMPIMTAHKLAWRLAEVRKSGELDYKLFPDGKTQVTCEYDGNRVAAIDKIVVSAQHQLYMDQALLRKDIIERVIRPVVPEDLFDYSRADENIFVNPTGAFNIGGPHGDTGLTGRKIIVDTYGGAARHGGGAFSGKDPTQVDRSAAYMMRYVAKNIVAAGLADRCEVEVGYAIGEARPMGINVETFGTGRIDNARIADIIGKVFDLTPRGIIESLDLRRPIYRKTAAYGHFGREDSDFTWEKTDKAEEIRALAE, encoded by the coding sequence ATGTCTATCTACAAACCCCATCTGTTTACCTCCGAATCCGTGACGGAGGGACACCCCGACAAAATGGCGGATCAGATATCCGACGCCATTCTGGACGAATTCATCAGGATCGATCCCTATGCCCGCGTGGCCTGCGAGACCATGGTGTCTACCGGCAACGTGTTTCTGGCCGGAGAGATCACCATCAAGGACGGCTACGTGGACATTCCCGGAGTAGTCAGAAACGTGATCAAGGATATAGGTTACGATTCCCGGGAGGCCTATTTTGACTACAAGACCTGCTCGGTCATGACCTCCATAGACGAGCAGTCCCCCGATATAGCCCAGGGCGTGGACACCGACGGAGCCGGCGACCAGGGCATGATGTTCGGCTACGCCACCAACGAGACTCCCGAGCTGATGCCTATGCCCATCATGACCGCCCACAAGCTGGCCTGGCGGCTGGCAGAGGTGCGCAAAAGCGGAGAGCTGGACTACAAGCTCTTCCCCGACGGCAAGACCCAAGTGACCTGCGAGTATGACGGAAACAGGGTGGCGGCCATAGACAAGATAGTCGTGTCCGCCCAGCATCAGCTCTATATGGATCAGGCGCTGCTCCGAAAGGACATCATAGAGCGCGTGATCCGTCCCGTGGTCCCCGAGGACCTGTTTGACTATTCACGGGCCGACGAGAATATCTTTGTGAACCCCACCGGCGCCTTCAACATAGGCGGCCCCCACGGCGATACCGGGCTTACGGGCCGCAAGATCATCGTGGACACCTACGGCGGCGCTGCCCGCCACGGCGGCGGAGCCTTTTCCGGCAAGGACCCCACCCAGGTGGACCGCTCCGCAGCCTACATGATGCGCTACGTGGCCAAGAACATCGTGGCCGCCGGTCTGGCGGACAGATGCGAGGTGGAGGTGGGCTATGCCATAGGCGAAGCCCGGCCCATGGGCATCAACGTGGAGACCTTTGGCACCGGCAGGATCGACAACGCCCGCATAGCCGATATCATAGGCAAGGTCTTTGACCTGACCCCCAGAGGTATCATCGAATCTCTGGACCTGCGTCGCCCTATCTACAGAAAGACCGCAGCCTACGGCCATTTCGGCCGGGAAGACAGCGACTTTACCTGGGAAAAGACAGACAAGGCCGAAGAGATCAGGGCCCTGGCAGAATAG
- a CDS encoding tautomerase family protein, translating to MPHISVTMHPGRTPEQKAALAKALKRALVDSLGCPEGVVSVSVAEVQPDKWQEHLKTFPEESVLIKPDKKKD from the coding sequence ATGCCTCATATTTCCGTGACCATGCATCCCGGCAGAACGCCGGAGCAGAAGGCCGCCCTGGCCAAGGCTCTGAAGAGAGCTCTCGTGGACTCTCTGGGCTGCCCGGAGGGTGTGGTGTCCGTCTCGGTGGCGGAGGTGCAGCCCGACAAGTGGCAGGAGCACCTGAAGACCTTTCCCGAAGAGAGCGTGCTCATCAAGCCGGACAAGAAAAAAGACTGA
- a CDS encoding right-handed parallel beta-helix repeat-containing protein: MKRILITILILLAACAAWAGTEKVANVMDFGAKGDAIADDTLAFKKAIIASREQKIPVFAPRGNYRITDTLELMDQSLKGGEPGGWNADATPMARLFIDQEKGPGVHMKDYSSLYGIAIVYSENKLDTHFPPAIYLDGNGINIQNLRLQYCWDGIACNPKNGPGRVNIENVFVVSCGGCAVTITGTLDIPTLRNIEVWNNLNRPNVTAFRFGYNDGISCWRLFSMNNQTGFQTIDPPKEWPFGDTGSWGTFVDCATDATSISWDIQGKAKHQLGITGGLYWGHHKFLQVTNPNADVTVSGCQLSDNGDSAIHLADAGDIILSGCRFGRSQECQYPFIRAEKGKSLIVTGCSFSERSSVLSIYEGMEMLSFTGNIIKPSEYPFLLVDRRSGTAAVTIANNTGNTDSVGKPADGQ; the protein is encoded by the coding sequence ATGAAACGCATTCTCATCACCATTCTCATACTACTGGCGGCCTGCGCCGCCTGGGCCGGCACCGAAAAGGTGGCCAACGTCATGGACTTCGGCGCCAAGGGCGACGCCATTGCCGACGATACTCTGGCCTTCAAAAAAGCCATCATCGCCTCCCGGGAGCAAAAGATACCCGTCTTCGCTCCCCGGGGCAACTACAGGATCACCGACACCCTCGAGCTGATGGACCAGTCCCTGAAGGGCGGCGAGCCCGGCGGCTGGAATGCCGACGCCACCCCCATGGCCCGTCTTTTCATTGACCAGGAAAAGGGACCCGGCGTCCACATGAAAGACTACTCGTCTCTCTACGGCATAGCCATAGTGTACAGCGAAAACAAGCTGGACACCCATTTTCCCCCGGCCATATATCTGGACGGCAACGGCATCAACATACAGAACCTGCGGCTCCAGTATTGCTGGGACGGCATAGCCTGCAATCCCAAAAACGGGCCCGGCAGGGTCAACATCGAAAACGTGTTCGTGGTCTCCTGCGGCGGCTGCGCGGTGACCATCACCGGCACTCTGGACATCCCCACCCTGCGCAACATAGAGGTGTGGAACAATCTCAACCGCCCCAACGTGACGGCCTTCCGCTTCGGCTACAATGACGGCATCAGCTGCTGGAGACTGTTCAGTATGAACAATCAGACAGGCTTTCAGACCATAGACCCGCCCAAGGAATGGCCCTTCGGCGACACCGGCTCCTGGGGCACCTTTGTGGACTGCGCCACCGACGCCACCAGCATATCCTGGGATATACAGGGCAAGGCCAAGCATCAGCTGGGCATCACCGGCGGCCTCTACTGGGGCCATCACAAATTCCTGCAGGTCACCAACCCCAACGCCGACGTGACCGTGTCCGGCTGCCAGCTTTCCGACAACGGCGACTCTGCCATCCATCTGGCGGACGCCGGCGACATCATCCTGTCCGGCTGCAGATTCGGCAGATCTCAGGAATGTCAGTACCCCTTTATCAGAGCGGAAAAGGGCAAGAGCCTCATAGTCACCGGCTGCTCCTTCAGCGAAAGGTCCTCGGTCCTCTCCATCTATGAGGGCATGGAGATGCTGTCCTTTACGGGCAATATCATCAAGCCGTCGGAATATCCCTTTTTGCTGGTGGACCGCAGGTCCGGGACAGCCGCCGTCACCATAGCCAACAACACCGGCAACACAGACAGCGTCGGCAAACCCGCCGACGGACAGTAA
- a CDS encoding tyrosine--tRNA ligase yields the protein MTRQAKEQFEIIKRGTVEIVPESDLLDKLARAIRDRKPLKIKLGLDPTAPDIHLGSAVVLRKMRKFQDMGHEVHIIIGDFTAGIGDPTGKSVTRPQLSREEIDKNAKTYYQQFFKILDPDKTVIHFNSEWLGSLSFTDAIRVMSHVTMARLLERDDFQKRLSENRPIAAHEITYPICQAYDSVVLEADVEVGGTEQKFNILMGRTLQGAYEKEQQVGLFMPILTGLDGVNKMSKSLGNYVGITESPSEMFGKLMSISDEQMQEYFELCTDVDMEEVKGLLAGIAAGSVHPMDVKKRLAREIIAIYHSKEEALAAQQEFERVFSQKDVPQDMPSFEIAPDKLEDGKCSLMTIVQESGLVGTNSEIRRLISSGAISLDGAKYTDFKEMIAVSDGMVIKAGKRKFAKLVMK from the coding sequence ATCACACGACAGGCGAAGGAACAATTTGAGATCATCAAGCGCGGCACCGTGGAGATAGTGCCCGAGAGCGACCTTCTGGACAAGCTGGCCCGGGCCATCAGGGACCGCAAGCCCCTGAAGATCAAGCTGGGCCTGGACCCCACCGCTCCCGACATCCATCTGGGCAGCGCAGTGGTCCTGAGGAAGATGCGCAAGTTTCAGGACATGGGCCACGAGGTCCATATCATCATCGGCGACTTTACCGCCGGCATAGGCGACCCCACGGGCAAATCGGTCACCAGACCCCAGCTCTCCCGGGAAGAGATCGACAAAAACGCCAAGACCTACTATCAGCAGTTCTTCAAGATACTTGATCCCGACAAGACCGTCATCCACTTCAACAGCGAATGGCTGGGCAGCCTCTCCTTTACCGACGCCATCAGAGTCATGAGCCACGTGACCATGGCCCGGCTGCTGGAAAGAGACGACTTTCAGAAGCGCCTGTCCGAAAACAGACCCATAGCCGCCCACGAGATCACCTACCCCATATGCCAGGCCTATGACAGCGTGGTCCTGGAAGCGGACGTAGAGGTAGGCGGCACCGAGCAAAAGTTCAACATCCTCATGGGCAGGACCCTGCAGGGCGCCTACGAAAAGGAGCAGCAGGTGGGCCTCTTTATGCCCATCCTCACAGGTCTGGACGGAGTGAACAAGATGTCCAAATCCCTGGGCAACTACGTGGGCATCACCGAGTCGCCCTCCGAGATGTTCGGCAAGCTCATGAGCATCTCCGACGAGCAGATGCAGGAATACTTCGAGCTGTGCACCGACGTGGACATGGAAGAGGTAAAGGGCCTTCTGGCGGGCATAGCCGCCGGCTCGGTCCATCCCATGGACGTCAAGAAAAGGCTGGCCCGGGAGATCATCGCCATCTATCACTCCAAAGAGGAAGCCCTGGCGGCCCAGCAGGAATTTGAGAGGGTGTTCAGCCAGAAGGACGTGCCTCAGGACATGCCTTCCTTTGAGATCGCCCCGGACAAGCTGGAGGACGGTAAGTGCTCCCTCATGACCATAGTGCAGGAGTCGGGGCTGGTGGGCACCAATTCAGAGATACGCCGTCTGATATCCTCCGGCGCCATATCCCTGGACGGAGCCAAATACACGGACTTCAAAGAGATGATCGCCGTCTCCGACGGCATGGTCATCAAGGCAGGCAAACGCAAGTTTGCCAAGCTCGTCATGAAATAA